In Agrobacterium sp. RAC06, a single window of DNA contains:
- a CDS encoding TIGR00730 family Rossman fold protein, giving the protein MSEQKTPIRSVCVYCGSQPGRDPDFMEAGRNFGRALAENNLRLVYGGGTKGIMGAVASGVLSAGGHVTGIIPEFLVDMEATRHSLGQLNELIITKDMHERKHAMFERSDAFVTLPGGIGTLEEIVEIMTWGQLGRHAKPMVFANVNDFWKPMLELIDHMSASGFIHTAHLVRPLVIDRIEDIVPAIETRWAETEAPEGDPETISKL; this is encoded by the coding sequence ATGAGCGAACAGAAAACCCCGATTCGATCCGTCTGCGTCTATTGTGGCTCCCAGCCCGGACGCGATCCCGACTTCATGGAAGCCGGCCGCAATTTCGGTCGAGCGCTGGCCGAAAACAACCTCCGCCTCGTCTATGGCGGTGGCACCAAGGGCATCATGGGGGCAGTTGCCTCGGGCGTGCTCTCGGCCGGCGGTCATGTCACCGGCATCATACCCGAATTTCTCGTCGATATGGAAGCGACGCGCCATTCGCTCGGCCAACTCAACGAATTGATCATCACCAAGGACATGCATGAGCGCAAGCACGCCATGTTCGAGCGCTCTGACGCCTTCGTGACGCTGCCCGGCGGTATCGGCACGCTGGAGGAGATTGTCGAGATCATGACCTGGGGCCAGCTCGGCCGTCATGCCAAGCCGATGGTCTTTGCCAATGTGAACGACTTCTGGAAGCCCATGCTGGAGTTGATCGACCACATGTCGGCCTCCGGCTTCATCCACACGGCCCATCTCGTGCGGCCGCTGGTCATCGACCGGATCGAGGATATCGTGCCGGCGATCGAAACGCGCTGGGCCGAGACCGAGGCGCCTGAAGGCGACCCGGAAACGATTTCCAAGCTCTGA
- a CDS encoding phosphatidylserine decarboxylase: MDLFETIRKTIVPVHKEGYPFVAAFFVASLVLGWIWDPLFWIGLILTLWCAYFFRDPERVTPQDDDLVISPADGRVSSVQMVVPPQELNLGTEPMLRITVFMNVFNCHVNRAPMRGRVTTIAYKEGQFLNAELDKASTDNERNGLVIDTKHGAIGVVQIAGLVARRIICWTNMNEPLDAGERFGLIRFGSRLDVFLPAGAEPRVSLGQTAIAGETVIAEFGSTKGPVISRRS; encoded by the coding sequence ATGGATCTGTTCGAAACCATCCGCAAGACGATCGTGCCCGTGCACAAGGAAGGCTATCCTTTCGTTGCCGCCTTCTTCGTTGCATCGCTGGTGCTCGGCTGGATCTGGGATCCGCTTTTCTGGATCGGCCTGATCCTCACCCTCTGGTGCGCCTACTTCTTCCGCGATCCCGAGCGCGTCACACCGCAGGACGACGATCTGGTCATCAGCCCGGCCGACGGCCGCGTTTCGTCGGTACAGATGGTCGTTCCGCCGCAGGAACTCAATCTCGGCACCGAGCCGATGCTGCGCATCACGGTTTTCATGAATGTCTTCAACTGCCATGTGAACCGGGCACCGATGCGCGGCCGGGTGACGACAATCGCCTATAAGGAAGGCCAGTTCCTGAATGCCGAACTGGACAAGGCAAGCACCGACAACGAGCGCAACGGCCTCGTCATCGACACCAAGCATGGTGCAATCGGCGTCGTTCAGATCGCCGGCCTCGTTGCCCGCCGGATCATCTGCTGGACGAACATGAACGAGCCGCTGGATGCCGGTGAACGCTTCGGCCTGATCCGCTTCGGCTCGCGACTCGATGTCTTCCTGCCGGCGGGTGCCGAGCCGCGTGTTTCGCTTGGCCAGACCGCGATTGCTGGCGAGACCGTGATTGCCGAGTTCGGCTCGACCAAGGGCCCGGTCATCAGCCGTCGCAGCTGA
- a CDS encoding GGDEF domain-containing protein has protein sequence MIAQVVRLREICGDRLYLVAVTGSATSEFQAELFDAGVDDLLMEEGTPQLLRCLLRAKRHLTLLQTHEKTLAALQDKLDAWQDGLDHLPTPIYLKDVGGRYLGCNTAFSHFVGTERDRVIGHTLADFLPPDVAEAHRESDLEVMRRGGAIRLETDVCVPDTGVRHIMLHKACVASPEGGLRGIAGVLIDITERKELESRLTAAAERDPLTNAYNRRKFFQVAGSAIETANEGERSFAVAVIDIDHFKSINDELGHGEGDVTLCSIVDTLRAHEEEGVLIARAGGEEFFAFFTGDNASQAAAILERMRADIARYCAVVTGIGTVGTISIGLADFDPLQETIDHALRRADLALYRAKRDGRNRLCRAD, from the coding sequence TTGATCGCCCAGGTTGTTCGGCTCCGTGAGATCTGCGGCGATCGCCTTTACCTGGTCGCGGTGACCGGATCGGCGACATCAGAGTTTCAGGCGGAACTCTTCGACGCGGGGGTGGACGACCTTCTCATGGAGGAGGGCACCCCACAGCTGCTGCGCTGCCTCTTGCGCGCCAAGCGTCACCTCACCCTGCTGCAGACGCATGAAAAGACGCTCGCCGCGCTGCAGGACAAGCTCGATGCCTGGCAGGACGGCTTGGACCATCTGCCGACGCCGATATACCTGAAAGACGTTGGCGGCCGGTATCTTGGCTGCAACACGGCGTTCAGCCATTTCGTCGGCACGGAACGCGACCGCGTCATTGGTCACACACTCGCCGATTTTCTCCCGCCGGATGTTGCCGAAGCACATCGGGAATCGGATCTCGAAGTGATGCGCAGGGGCGGCGCCATCAGGCTCGAGACAGATGTCTGCGTTCCCGACACGGGCGTACGTCACATCATGCTGCACAAGGCCTGTGTCGCCTCTCCCGAAGGCGGCCTGCGCGGCATTGCAGGTGTGCTGATCGACATTACAGAACGCAAGGAACTCGAGTCACGCCTGACCGCAGCTGCCGAACGCGATCCGCTGACCAATGCCTACAACCGCCGCAAGTTCTTCCAGGTAGCGGGTTCCGCAATCGAGACGGCGAATGAAGGTGAGCGGAGCTTCGCCGTGGCCGTCATCGACATCGACCACTTCAAGTCGATCAACGACGAGCTGGGGCATGGCGAGGGAGACGTAACCCTCTGTTCGATTGTCGACACCCTGCGGGCCCATGAGGAGGAGGGAGTTCTGATTGCACGTGCCGGAGGGGAAGAGTTCTTTGCCTTCTTCACTGGCGACAATGCGTCTCAGGCCGCTGCCATCCTCGAGCGGATGCGGGCCGATATCGCTCGCTACTGCGCGGTAGTGACCGGCATAGGCACGGTCGGCACCATCAGCATCGGCCTTGCCGATTTCGATCCGCTGCAGGAGACGATCGACCACGCGCTGCGGCGGGCCGATCTCGCCCTGTATCGGGCCAAGCGCGATGGGCGCAATCGGCTATGCCGGGCGGACTGA
- the cimA gene encoding citramalate synthase produces MTLEKITLFDTTLRDGQQTPGIDFSVEDKIAIAAMLDEFGIDFIEGGYPGANPTDTTFFSRKRTQKGGFVAFGMTKRAGISASNDPGLSQLIQSKADAVCLVAKSWDYHVKVALGCTNEENLESIRDSVKAVVEAGKLSMVDCEHFFDGYKANPDYAIACAKEAYDAGARWVVLCDTNGGTQPPEIREIVSAVIASGIPGSSLGIHAHNDTGQAVANSLAAVEAGVRQIQGTLNGIGERCGNADLVTIIPTLCLKETYASRFETSIDREKLVGLTRLSRAFDELLNRSPNHQSPYVGGSAFATKAGIHASALLKDPKTYEHVEPESVGNFRKVMVSDQGGKANFLNELKRRGITVAKDDPKLETLISVVKEREASGYAYEGADASFELLALKTLGTVPNFFAVESFRVMVERRFDSHGKLKTVSEAVVKVLVDGEMVMSVAEGDGPVNALDIALRKDLGKYQAEILDLELADYKVRILNGGTEAITRVLIESTDATGARWWTVGVSENIIDASFQALMDSIVYKLMKNRELAGQIAAE; encoded by the coding sequence ATGACGCTTGAAAAGATCACTCTGTTCGACACGACGCTCCGCGATGGCCAGCAGACGCCGGGGATTGATTTTTCCGTCGAGGACAAGATCGCGATTGCGGCCATGCTGGACGAGTTCGGCATCGACTTCATCGAGGGCGGTTATCCCGGGGCAAACCCGACGGACACGACCTTCTTTTCCAGGAAGCGCACGCAAAAGGGCGGCTTCGTCGCTTTCGGCATGACCAAGCGTGCAGGCATCTCCGCCTCCAACGATCCGGGCCTCAGCCAGCTTATCCAATCCAAGGCGGATGCCGTCTGTCTGGTCGCCAAGAGCTGGGACTATCATGTGAAGGTGGCGCTCGGCTGCACCAACGAGGAAAACCTCGAAAGCATCCGCGATAGCGTCAAGGCCGTGGTCGAAGCGGGCAAGCTTTCCATGGTCGACTGCGAGCATTTCTTCGACGGCTACAAGGCCAATCCGGACTATGCTATTGCCTGCGCGAAGGAGGCTTACGACGCCGGCGCCCGCTGGGTGGTGCTCTGCGATACCAATGGCGGCACCCAGCCGCCGGAGATCCGCGAGATCGTCTCGGCGGTGATTGCCTCCGGCATCCCCGGTTCTTCGCTCGGCATCCACGCGCATAACGACACCGGCCAGGCGGTTGCAAATTCGCTCGCCGCCGTCGAGGCAGGCGTGCGGCAGATCCAGGGGACGCTGAACGGCATCGGCGAACGTTGCGGCAATGCGGATCTCGTCACGATCATCCCCACGCTCTGTCTCAAGGAGACCTATGCGTCGCGCTTCGAAACCTCGATCGACCGGGAAAAGCTCGTCGGCCTGACCCGCCTGTCGCGCGCCTTCGACGAGTTGCTCAATCGCTCCCCTAACCACCAGTCGCCTTATGTCGGCGGCTCGGCCTTTGCCACCAAGGCTGGCATCCATGCCTCGGCGCTGCTCAAGGACCCGAAGACCTATGAGCACGTCGAGCCCGAAAGCGTCGGCAATTTCCGCAAGGTCATGGTGTCGGATCAGGGCGGCAAGGCGAACTTCCTCAACGAGCTGAAGCGTCGCGGCATCACGGTTGCCAAGGATGATCCGAAGCTCGAAACGCTGATTTCCGTCGTCAAGGAACGCGAGGCCTCGGGCTATGCCTATGAGGGGGCCGATGCGAGCTTCGAGCTTCTGGCGCTGAAGACGCTCGGCACCGTGCCTAATTTCTTCGCGGTTGAAAGCTTCCGCGTCATGGTCGAGCGGCGCTTCGATAGCCACGGCAAGCTGAAGACAGTGTCTGAAGCCGTCGTGAAGGTGCTGGTCGATGGCGAAATGGTGATGTCGGTTGCGGAAGGCGATGGTCCGGTCAACGCGCTCGACATCGCGCTGCGCAAGGATCTCGGCAAGTACCAGGCGGAAATTCTCGACCTCGAGCTGGCGGACTACAAGGTCCGTATCCTCAACGGCGGCACAGAGGCCATCACGCGCGTTCTCATCGAGTCCACCGATGCCACCGGCGCCCGCTGGTGGACGGTCGGCGTGTCCGAGAACATCATAGACGCCTCCTTCCAGGCGCTGATGGACAGTATCGTCTACAAGCTGATGAAGAACCGCGAACTGGCGGGGCAGATCGCGGCGGAGTGA
- the rarD gene encoding EamA family transporter RarD produces the protein MADVSAPAENRDSLNGFLFALSAYLLWGFLPLYMKALAHISPAEVIAHRILWSIPVAGLLLIILKRTDDLKKAIRNPKMLGMAAVTATLISVNWGIYVWAIGAGHALDTALGYFINPLFSILMGAVILKEKLKRTQIAALALVVLAVVILTVEAGRLPVVALALTFSWGFYAFFRKTLPIGPNQGFLLEVLLLSPIALGYLVYLNLEGGGHFLMGNTTDTVLLASAGLVTAVPLILYANGAKLLRLSTIGIMQYIAPSMIFITAVFVFNEPFSAAKAVAFPLIWAALVIYTLPMLRQR, from the coding sequence ATGGCCGACGTCTCCGCTCCTGCCGAGAACCGGGACAGCCTGAACGGCTTTCTCTTTGCGCTCTCGGCCTATCTGCTGTGGGGCTTCCTGCCGCTCTACATGAAGGCGCTCGCGCATATCTCGCCGGCAGAGGTGATCGCGCATCGCATCCTCTGGTCGATCCCGGTTGCCGGCCTGCTCTTGATCATCCTCAAGCGCACCGACGATTTGAAGAAGGCGATCAGAAACCCGAAGATGCTCGGCATGGCCGCCGTCACCGCAACCCTGATCAGCGTCAACTGGGGCATCTATGTCTGGGCAATCGGGGCCGGCCATGCACTGGACACCGCGCTCGGCTATTTCATCAACCCGCTTTTCTCGATCCTGATGGGCGCGGTAATCTTGAAGGAAAAGCTGAAGCGCACGCAGATTGCGGCCTTGGCACTCGTCGTGCTCGCCGTCGTGATCCTGACTGTCGAAGCGGGCCGGCTGCCGGTGGTGGCGCTGGCGCTCACCTTTTCCTGGGGCTTCTATGCCTTCTTCCGCAAGACGCTGCCGATCGGACCGAACCAGGGTTTCCTGCTGGAAGTGCTGCTGCTGTCGCCGATCGCGCTCGGCTATCTGGTCTATCTCAACCTTGAGGGCGGCGGACATTTCCTGATGGGCAACACGACCGATACGGTCCTGCTCGCCTCGGCGGGGCTGGTGACGGCAGTGCCGCTGATCCTTTATGCCAACGGCGCCAAGCTGTTGCGCCTCTCGACCATCGGAATCATGCAGTATATCGCGCCATCGATGATCTTCATCACCGCCGTCTTCGTCTTCAACGAACCCTTCAGCGCCGCCAAGGCCGTCGCCTTCCCGCTGATCTGGGCAGCTCTCGTGATCTATACGCTGCCGATGCTTCGGCAGCGCTGA
- the pssA gene encoding CDP-diacylglycerol--serine O-phosphatidyltransferase, whose product MDDQTPSTELRSSTQTDTGARGPRLREIPLRLIIPNLITVLAICAGLTGIRLAFENRYELAVAMVLAAAFLDGIDGRVARMMKATSKFGAQMDSLADIINFGVAPALVLYVFVLDQARSLGWIAALIYAIAAGLRLARFNVMDERETKAPWQSEFFVGVPAPAGAALVLLPVYLGFLGVAPVGIFAYASTAYTVVIGYLLVSRLPVWSGKSETSHIRRDLVLPMILGVVLYVALLMSFTWEVLVVSVLLYLCSLPFGARNWHRRYGTLTIGEESAEKGLSEIDRGV is encoded by the coding sequence ATGGACGATCAGACCCCCTCGACCGAATTACGCAGCAGCACCCAGACTGATACGGGTGCGCGCGGCCCGAGGCTCCGCGAAATTCCTCTCCGGCTGATCATTCCCAATCTGATCACTGTGCTCGCGATCTGCGCGGGCTTGACCGGGATCCGGCTGGCCTTCGAAAACCGCTATGAATTGGCGGTCGCCATGGTTCTGGCCGCCGCCTTTCTCGACGGCATCGACGGCCGCGTCGCGCGGATGATGAAGGCGACGTCGAAATTCGGCGCGCAGATGGATTCGCTCGCCGACATCATCAATTTCGGCGTGGCGCCTGCTCTCGTTCTCTATGTCTTCGTGCTCGACCAGGCCCGTTCGCTCGGCTGGATCGCCGCTCTGATCTACGCCATCGCTGCCGGGCTTCGGCTCGCGCGCTTCAACGTAATGGACGAGCGCGAGACCAAGGCACCCTGGCAGTCGGAGTTCTTTGTCGGCGTACCGGCACCTGCGGGTGCTGCCCTCGTGCTGCTCCCGGTCTATCTCGGCTTTCTCGGCGTGGCACCGGTCGGCATCTTCGCCTATGCCAGCACTGCCTATACCGTCGTCATCGGCTATCTCCTCGTCAGCCGCCTGCCGGTCTGGTCGGGCAAGTCGGAGACGAGCCACATCCGCCGCGATTTGGTTCTGCCGATGATTCTCGGCGTCGTGCTCTATGTGGCGCTTCTGATGAGCTTCACCTGGGAAGTGCTGGTTGTCAGCGTTCTTCTCTATCTCTGCTCGCTGCCGTTCGGCGCCCGAAACTGGCACCGTCGCTACGGCACGCTGACCATTGGCGAAGAATCAGCGGAAAAGGGGCTTTCGGAGATCGATCGGGGCGTCTGA
- a CDS encoding Ig-like domain-containing protein, translating into MKNRALWVVLIVLAIVSLLMVFVIMPRLNSPVGDLPTVNAAADAVKSAADEAKATAETAVADAAATASQKMDRLKAEAEKAVDGISALFADGRTPGIEAYTAAKTLAQGALQALSSIEIPEGLDATIMDGIKTVQADAARALEMLQQLPADPAKAAGLVASIKDALLGKPVTTPAPVAETLADVAPRFDVLRVEPDGSTVIAGNAVPGATVEILNGDQVISSQTVDGTGDFAAVLDQPLPPGDHALQIRATAPDGKVVTSEEVATISVPEGGKGELLAMVSKPGEASRLITLPGSENAAALASQPAAATDTATPAAAPATQAGGVTLPDLPAAATELAGSAPAMPGMTDTAAASASEPVAEEPAALPGATEVQVTAVEIEGDRIFVAGKARAGATVRGFANKAAIGEAVSDGNGNFVIEGEMKLDVGNHIIEVELLDSAGKVVLRASVPFERPAGEQVSVVAQTGAGAESSPTSPEQAEFERLRISLTKAVTILENLFANGQKPALEQAAAARSATEIGLQSIIGFRPSPNVGPELAAAFSSHAAKAREALALLQPIPNGNVDALGAALPQLVALIRDLLNDPAPAPAAQAPAAQPEAGVASSSPAPETAAASGEPKTIQQAPLEQSDSSVIIRRGDTLWQISRRVYGQGVRYTTIYLANENQINNPDMIEPGQIFMVPRDALPNAEEIHRKRLRGEAVN; encoded by the coding sequence ATGAAGAACCGTGCCCTCTGGGTGGTCCTGATCGTCCTTGCCATCGTCAGCCTGCTGATGGTCTTTGTCATCATGCCGCGGCTCAACTCACCGGTGGGGGATCTGCCGACCGTGAATGCTGCCGCTGATGCCGTGAAATCGGCAGCGGATGAGGCTAAGGCCACCGCCGAGACTGCAGTCGCCGATGCCGCTGCGACCGCGAGCCAGAAGATGGATCGCCTGAAGGCCGAGGCGGAAAAGGCCGTCGATGGCATCTCGGCGCTGTTTGCCGACGGCCGCACGCCGGGCATCGAAGCCTATACCGCCGCCAAGACACTGGCTCAGGGTGCCCTGCAGGCTCTCTCTTCGATCGAGATCCCAGAAGGCCTCGATGCGACGATCATGGATGGGATCAAGACGGTACAGGCCGATGCTGCGCGGGCTCTGGAGATGCTTCAGCAGCTGCCGGCTGATCCGGCAAAGGCCGCCGGCCTCGTCGCCTCGATCAAGGATGCGCTGCTCGGCAAGCCGGTCACCACCCCTGCTCCGGTCGCCGAGACGCTGGCGGACGTCGCTCCGCGCTTCGACGTCCTTCGCGTAGAGCCAGATGGCTCCACGGTCATTGCTGGCAATGCCGTGCCCGGCGCCACCGTCGAGATCCTCAATGGTGACCAGGTCATTTCCTCGCAGACGGTCGACGGCACCGGCGATTTCGCCGCCGTGCTTGATCAGCCGCTGCCGCCCGGCGACCACGCGCTGCAGATCCGCGCCACCGCTCCCGACGGCAAGGTCGTCACCTCGGAAGAGGTTGCGACGATTTCCGTACCCGAAGGTGGCAAGGGCGAGCTCCTGGCCATGGTGTCTAAGCCTGGCGAGGCGAGCCGGTTGATCACGCTTCCCGGTTCCGAAAATGCTGCGGCATTGGCAAGCCAGCCGGCAGCAGCAACTGATACCGCCACGCCGGCTGCAGCACCTGCCACACAGGCTGGTGGCGTCACCCTGCCCGACCTTCCTGCTGCGGCGACCGAGCTTGCCGGCTCGGCACCTGCCATGCCCGGCATGACCGACACGGCTGCAGCATCCGCATCGGAACCGGTGGCCGAAGAACCCGCCGCCCTTCCCGGCGCAACCGAGGTCCAAGTCACAGCTGTGGAGATCGAAGGCGATCGTATTTTCGTCGCCGGAAAGGCACGCGCCGGAGCCACGGTTCGCGGCTTCGCAAACAAGGCCGCCATCGGTGAGGCTGTGAGTGACGGGAATGGTAATTTCGTCATTGAAGGCGAGATGAAGCTCGACGTCGGCAACCACATCATCGAGGTTGAACTGCTGGATTCCGCCGGCAAGGTTGTCTTACGCGCCTCGGTGCCGTTCGAGCGTCCCGCCGGCGAGCAGGTCTCCGTCGTTGCCCAGACGGGAGCGGGCGCGGAGTCTTCGCCGACGAGCCCCGAACAGGCGGAATTCGAGCGTCTCAGGATCTCGTTGACCAAGGCTGTGACGATCCTGGAAAACCTGTTCGCCAACGGTCAGAAGCCGGCGCTGGAGCAGGCGGCAGCGGCGCGGTCTGCAACGGAAATCGGATTGCAGTCGATCATCGGCTTCCGTCCGTCTCCGAATGTTGGTCCTGAACTTGCAGCCGCCTTTAGCAGCCACGCCGCCAAGGCACGGGAGGCGCTCGCGCTCTTGCAGCCGATTCCAAACGGCAATGTGGACGCATTGGGCGCCGCCTTACCGCAGCTCGTCGCGCTGATCCGTGATCTCCTCAACGATCCGGCACCTGCTCCTGCTGCACAAGCACCGGCCGCACAGCCGGAGGCCGGTGTTGCGTCAAGCTCGCCTGCCCCGGAAACGGCGGCGGCCTCCGGCGAGCCGAAAACCATCCAGCAGGCGCCGCTCGAACAGAGCGACAGCAGCGTCATCATCCGCCGCGGCGACACGCTCTGGCAGATTTCGCGACGGGTCTACGGTCAGGGTGTCCGCTACACCACCATCTATCTCGCCAACGAGAACCAGATCAACAATCCTGATATGATCGAGCCCGGCCAGATCTTCATGGTGCCGCGCGATGCGCTTCCCAATGCGGAAGAAATCCACCGCAAACGTCTGCGCGGCGAGGCGGTGAACTGA
- a CDS encoding ABCB family ABC transporter ATP-binding protein/permease codes for MAEAKKKTVSADDGNPMQTLVNLWPYMWPADRFDLKMRVVWATVFLIISKFVLILVPYFFKWATDALDGRLDMAGLLPTFLLGAVALVIFYNLTRILQVGLNQLRDALFASVGQHAVRQLAYKTFVHMHQLSLRFHLERKTGGLSRIIERGTKGIETIVRFTILNSIPTLIEFILTAAIFWWTYGFSYLGVTAFTVWAYIWFTIRASDWRIGIRRAMNDSDTDANTKAIDSLLNFETVKYFGNEEMEAKRFDASMAKYEKSATQVWTSLGWLNFGQGLIFGVGTAIIMVMSALAVQRGEQTIGDFVFVNAMLMQLSIPLNFIGFVYREIRQGLTDIEQMFDLLQVEAEVVDSPAAKPLVIAQGAIAFKDVHFHYDPERPILKGVSFEVPAGKTVAVVGPSGAGKSTISRLLYRFYDVQQGSITIDGQDVRDITQKSLRAAIGMVPQDTVLFNDTIAYNIRYGRPGAAEDDIVQAAEIAQISNFIKDLPDGFDTKVGERGLKLSGGEKQRVAIARTVLKAPPILILDEATSALDTTTEHEIQSALDIVSKNRTTLVIAHRLSTVVAADEIIVLKGGEIAERGSHSELLAQDGLYASMWNRQREATQAEEMLRQVRESDELGVVVRRPPAV; via the coding sequence ATGGCAGAGGCGAAGAAGAAGACGGTATCGGCCGACGACGGCAACCCGATGCAGACCCTCGTCAACCTCTGGCCCTATATGTGGCCGGCGGACCGCTTCGACCTCAAGATGCGGGTCGTCTGGGCGACCGTCTTCCTGATCATCTCGAAATTCGTCCTGATCCTCGTCCCCTATTTCTTCAAATGGGCGACCGATGCGCTCGATGGGCGGCTGGACATGGCAGGCCTGCTGCCGACCTTCCTCCTCGGGGCAGTCGCGCTCGTCATCTTCTACAATCTCACCCGCATCCTGCAGGTCGGCCTCAACCAGCTGCGCGACGCGCTGTTTGCCAGCGTCGGTCAGCATGCGGTGCGCCAGCTCGCCTACAAGACTTTCGTGCATATGCATCAGCTGTCGCTGCGCTTCCACCTGGAGCGCAAGACGGGCGGGCTTTCGCGCATCATCGAGCGCGGCACGAAGGGCATCGAGACGATCGTCCGCTTCACCATTCTCAATTCGATCCCGACGTTGATCGAGTTCATCCTGACGGCCGCAATCTTCTGGTGGACCTACGGCTTCTCCTATCTCGGCGTCACCGCCTTCACCGTCTGGGCCTATATCTGGTTCACCATCCGCGCCTCCGACTGGCGCATCGGCATTCGCCGCGCGATGAACGACAGCGACACGGATGCCAACACCAAGGCGATCGACTCGCTTCTCAACTTCGAGACGGTCAAATATTTCGGCAACGAGGAGATGGAGGCCAAGCGCTTCGATGCCTCGATGGCGAAATACGAGAAGTCCGCGACCCAGGTCTGGACCTCGCTCGGCTGGCTGAACTTCGGCCAGGGACTGATCTTTGGCGTGGGCACCGCGATCATCATGGTGATGTCGGCGCTTGCCGTGCAGCGCGGCGAACAGACGATCGGCGACTTCGTCTTCGTCAACGCCATGCTGATGCAGCTGTCGATCCCGCTCAACTTCATCGGCTTCGTCTACCGCGAAATCCGCCAGGGTCTGACCGATATCGAACAGATGTTCGATCTCCTCCAAGTCGAAGCCGAAGTGGTGGACAGCCCCGCCGCCAAGCCGCTCGTCATTGCGCAGGGCGCCATCGCCTTCAAGGACGTGCATTTCCACTACGACCCTGAGCGACCGATCCTCAAAGGCGTCTCCTTCGAGGTCCCGGCCGGCAAGACGGTGGCCGTGGTCGGGCCGTCGGGTGCCGGCAAGTCCACCATTTCCCGCCTGCTCTATCGCTTCTACGATGTGCAGCAGGGCTCGATCACCATAGATGGACAGGACGTGAGGGACATCACGCAGAAATCGCTGCGCGCGGCCATCGGCATGGTGCCGCAGGATACCGTACTGTTCAACGATACCATCGCCTACAACATCCGCTATGGCCGACCGGGCGCTGCGGAAGATGACATCGTCCAGGCGGCAGAAATCGCGCAGATCTCGAACTTCATCAAGGACCTGCCCGATGGCTTCGACACCAAGGTCGGTGAACGCGGGCTTAAGCTGTCAGGCGGCGAAAAGCAGCGTGTGGCGATTGCCCGCACGGTTCTCAAGGCGCCGCCGATCCTGATCCTCGACGAGGCGACCTCGGCGCTCGATACGACCACAGAGCACGAGATCCAGTCTGCCCTCGACATCGTCTCGAAGAACCGCACGACGCTTGTCATCGCTCACCGTCTCTCGACCGTCGTTGCAGCAGACGAGATCATCGTTCTGAAGGGCGGCGAAATCGCCGAACGCGGAAGCCATAGCGAGCTTCTGGCCCAGGACGGCCTCTATGCCTCGATGTGGAACCGTCAGCGGGAGGCGACGCAGGCAGAGGAAATGCTTCGGCAGGTGCGCGAAAGCGACGAACTCGGCGTCGTTGTCCGGCGCCCGCCAGCCGTCTGA